In Clostridium ljungdahlii DSM 13528, the genomic window TTAAAGATAAATTTTTTTATTAAATTTTATAAATGAGTTATATTTAAAGGTTGTCTATGCTTAAGTAGAGTACTATAATTAAAAAAGGGGACGGTATATTAATCTAATTGGTGAAAAATGTGGATAACTTGGTTAACATATATGATTTTTTACATAAAGTTGAATAAGATATAAACGAAGATACTAATGTAGAATTAATAGACTTCAGATCAGATGAAAGACTTTATGAGAAGTTTAGCTGAAGTGAATTTCTCATAAGGCGCTTGATGTTGGGTTTATTTTTTGTAATGATTAAAATTGATGACGTTAATATAATATATAAAATTAGTTCCAGATTTGAAGAAAGTGTCATATAGATATAAAGATTTTGTTTGAAAAATGTTATGCAAGTTTGCTTATTGTATAAGTAGGGGGGATTATATGACAGAGATGCAAAGCAGACCTATAGAAGTAACAGTAGAGAATATGGAAAAGTATGAAAAAAGTGATACTTATTACTTTATTAAAAGATGTATAGATTTAATTTTGTCTTTTATAGGTATTATTGTATTTTCTCCTATTATGCTCATAGTGACTGCTGCGATTAAACTGGATTCCAAGGGATCTGTTATATTTTCTCAAATGAGAGTTGGAAAAAACGGAAAACTATTTAAAATGTATAAATTTCGCTCTATGGTAGATGATGCAGAAGAACTTTTGGACAACCTTCGAAGTAAAAATGAAATGACTGGACCTATGTTTAAGATAAAAGAAGATCCTAGAATTACAAGGGTTGGTAAGTTTATAAGAAGAACCAGCATTGATGAGCTTCCTCAATTGTTTAATGTAATTAAAGGGGATATGTCACTTGTTGGTCCAAGACCTAACCTTCCACATGAGGTAGCAAAGTTTACTGAATGTCAAAAGGCTAAGCTTCTTGTAAAGCCTGGACTTACGTGCTACTGGCAGGTAATGGGCAGAAGTAATATTGATTTTGAACATTGGATGAAGCTTGATATTAAGTACATAGAAGATAGAAATACATTGCTTGATTTAAAGCTAATATTTAAGACTTTTTGGGTATTTTTTGGAGATGACGGAGCTGCATAGATATAAAGTATGTGTAATTCTATAATACAAAGCAAAAGACAAAATAGTAGGTATTTTATATGATGTGTACGATTTATATGAAAAATAAAGAAGAATAGGATTAAATGAGGTATTTTTAATGAAAGTAGCATTAGTACATGATTGGCTTACTAATATGGGTGGAGCAGAGAGAGTAGTTATAAACTTTAAACAAATTTATAAAAATGCTCCAATATATACAACTATATATAATCCAGATAATTTAGATGATGAATTGAAGAATATAGATGTACGAACATCTTTTTTGCAAAATAAAAAGGGAGCAAAGAAAAATCACCAAAAATATTTTCCATTTATGCCTGCAGCATTTGAAAGTTTTGACTTAAATGAATATGATATAGTGCTAAGCAGCAGTTCATCCTGTGCTAAGGGGGTTATAACAAATCCAAATGCTATGCATGTGTGTTATTGTCATTCACCAATGAGGTATGGATGGGAATTTTATTATGAATATGCTAATAATTCCAATATGAAGAAACTTAAGAAGAATCTTTTAAAGTATTTTATGGATTATATGAGAGTTTGGGATAATGTTTCATCTAATAGAGTGGATTATTTTATAGCTAACTCTGAAAATGTGGCTAGAAGAATATGGGAACATTATAGACGTGAAAGTGTGGTTATCCATCCACCTGTAAGGTGTAGCTTGTTTAATATAAGCAATGAAGATCAGGATTATTTTTTAATTGTATCAAGACTTGTAGAGTATAAAAGAATTGATTTGGCTGTAGAGGCTTTTAATGAATTAGGTTTACCATTAGTTATCATAGGTGATGGTGCTGAACGGCAAAAATTAGAGTTAAAAGCTAAAGATAATATAAAGTTTTTGGGTAGACAGCCTGATGAGGTCATAAAAGAATATTATTCCAAATGCAGAGCTTTTGTATTTCCAGGAGAAGAGGATTTTGGAATAACTCCACTAGAAGCTCAGGCAAGTGGAAGACCTGTTATAGCTTTTGGAAAGGGTGGGGCACTTGAAACTGTAGTGAGTGAAAAAACTGGAGTTTTTTTTGAAGAGCAAACTGTTGAAGCTTTGAAAAATGCAGTAAAGGTATTTGAAAGCTTGAGTTTTGATAAGGAACTTATAAGAAAACATGCAGAAGAGTTTGATGAGGAAATATTTAAAGGAAAAATAAGAAATTTTGTTGATGAAAAATATGATGAATTTTTAGGTACTAAGAAGTGGAAGGTATTATAGATGAGTCAAGTAGTATTTAATGCTCTACAAACATCTTTAAGTGGAGGAATAGGAAGGTATTGCTATGAAGTATCAAAAGCTATATATAAACAACATAAGATTGACTTTAAAATTGTCATAAGAGAAGAAGATAAAGGTTTATTTAGTTTTGCGGACATAGAAGACTTAATAATTGTTGAAGGTATAAAAAATGCTAAACAGAGAAATTTTTATGAACAATTTAAATTGCCGAAATTAATTTATAAAAAATATCCTGATGCAATTATACATTATCCTGACACTATGGCTCCAATTTTTGCAAAGAATAAGGTAATTATAACAGTACACGATTTAGCTTTTAAAAGTCTTAAAGACGCATTTACATGGAAAACAACCTTGTGGAAGAATTTTATTACAGATTTATCTATAAAGAAAGCACATAAGATAATAGCTATAACTGAATTTGCTAAGAATGAAATATTAAAGTATTATCCTATGGTTAATGATAAGATAAGTGTTGTTTATAATGGATTTAATAATTTTTCTAAAGAACCTATTGATGTTAGTAATATTAATCAAAAAATTTTAGATTTAAAAAATGGCAAGTATATTTTGACAGTTAGTACTATATCACCACGAAAAAATATAGATGGACTTATAAAGGCATTTGGTTTAATAAAGGATAAAATTTGTGATTACAAATTAGTTATAGCAGGAAAAAATGGTTGGTTATATGAAAATGTTTATAAAGTGGTTAGCAATTTAGGATTGAATGATAGGATTATATTTACTGGCAGCATAAACGATGATGAGTTAAAGTTTTTATATAAAAATGCCAGCTTATTTGTATATCCGTCATTTTATGAAGGGTTTGGATTGCCGCCACTTGAGGCAATGAGTTATGGCATACCATGTGTAGTTTCAAACAGAACATCCATTCCTGAAGTTGTAGGTGATGCTGCCATTAAAGTTAATCCTGATAATTTAAATGAATTGGGTAATAAGATTTTTAAAGTTATTAGTAATGGAAAACTATGTGATTTTTTGAGAGCAAATTCTAATAAAAGATTAGAATGTTTTTCTTGGAAAAAATCTGGTCAAGATACAATAAAAGTTTATTATCATTTATGAAGTAAATAATCGAAAATGACATTTAAGAGAATATTAAGACAAATCTAAATGAGATTGTTTTTTATTTGATTTAAAAAAATTATTTTTAAATTAGTTGTAATTAGTAAGAAATATGTGTTAATGAAACTATTTTAATATACAAATATTATTAATATTTAGTTTTTGTATTCAAATGCTATTAATAAATTTATATAAATTCGCCTTGTAAAACCATCAATTCAGGCTTAAAAACCACCTTTTTTGACAAGAATTATTGAAGAAACTCGTAGTTGTTTTCGTCAAAATACATTAATGTATAAAATATCCATTTAACAAATTTTACCGCGACAATCCTGCATTTCTTTGAGTCTTACAAGATTGTGTCATATTATCTAAAATCGATCAATGGCAAGTCTTCCAGGTACTATCATATCATTGACATATTTTGGATAATATGATTTAGGTAATTAAGGCTCAAAGAATATTGCATACTAATAGTATATGAATTTTATTTTCAATAATTTAGTTATGTATATTTGGTATATACTAGGTCGCCAAATTATGCAGTTTATAATTGCCGAAAACAGGGCGGTGCTTATAAGTGAATAGGTGGTTTCTTTATTGTGAACCAATAGTTTCAATAATATGAACCTACGGTTCTAATGGAGCGTAATATTCACTTAAAAAATAATTAGTAATGTAATATACATAAATAGAGTATAAAGTGAGGTAAAGTGTTGATTATTCTTATTTGT contains:
- a CDS encoding sugar transferase; amino-acid sequence: MTEMQSRPIEVTVENMEKYEKSDTYYFIKRCIDLILSFIGIIVFSPIMLIVTAAIKLDSKGSVIFSQMRVGKNGKLFKMYKFRSMVDDAEELLDNLRSKNEMTGPMFKIKEDPRITRVGKFIRRTSIDELPQLFNVIKGDMSLVGPRPNLPHEVAKFTECQKAKLLVKPGLTCYWQVMGRSNIDFEHWMKLDIKYIEDRNTLLDLKLIFKTFWVFFGDDGAA
- a CDS encoding glycosyltransferase family 4 protein → MKVALVHDWLTNMGGAERVVINFKQIYKNAPIYTTIYNPDNLDDELKNIDVRTSFLQNKKGAKKNHQKYFPFMPAAFESFDLNEYDIVLSSSSSCAKGVITNPNAMHVCYCHSPMRYGWEFYYEYANNSNMKKLKKNLLKYFMDYMRVWDNVSSNRVDYFIANSENVARRIWEHYRRESVVIHPPVRCSLFNISNEDQDYFLIVSRLVEYKRIDLAVEAFNELGLPLVIIGDGAERQKLELKAKDNIKFLGRQPDEVIKEYYSKCRAFVFPGEEDFGITPLEAQASGRPVIAFGKGGALETVVSEKTGVFFEEQTVEALKNAVKVFESLSFDKELIRKHAEEFDEEIFKGKIRNFVDEKYDEFLGTKKWKVL
- a CDS encoding glycosyltransferase family 4 protein, which codes for MSQVVFNALQTSLSGGIGRYCYEVSKAIYKQHKIDFKIVIREEDKGLFSFADIEDLIIVEGIKNAKQRNFYEQFKLPKLIYKKYPDAIIHYPDTMAPIFAKNKVIITVHDLAFKSLKDAFTWKTTLWKNFITDLSIKKAHKIIAITEFAKNEILKYYPMVNDKISVVYNGFNNFSKEPIDVSNINQKILDLKNGKYILTVSTISPRKNIDGLIKAFGLIKDKICDYKLVIAGKNGWLYENVYKVVSNLGLNDRIIFTGSINDDELKFLYKNASLFVYPSFYEGFGLPPLEAMSYGIPCVVSNRTSIPEVVGDAAIKVNPDNLNELGNKIFKVISNGKLCDFLRANSNKRLECFSWKKSGQDTIKVYYHL